A single window of Sphaerodactylus townsendi isolate TG3544 linkage group LG03, MPM_Stown_v2.3, whole genome shotgun sequence DNA harbors:
- the LOC125427668 gene encoding procollagen galactosyltransferase 1-like, which yields MNLLYDLEEEGLDWDLIYIGRKRMQVEHPEKAVPHIRNLVEADYSYWTLAYVISLQGAQKLLDAKPLSKILPVDEFLPVMFDKHPVTEYMEHFENRNLLAFSVEPLLVYPTHYTGDDGYISDTETSVVWNNEKIKTDWDRAKSQKMKEQQELSNKAKNSDVLQSPLDSTARDEL from the exons CTACATTGGCCGGAAGCGCATGCAGGTGGAACATCCTGAGAAAGCTGTACCCCATATCCGCAacctggtggaagctgattaCTCGTATTGGACCTTGGCCTATGTCATCTCCCTGCAGGGTGCCCAGAAGCTATTGGATGCCAAACCCCTCTCCAAGATTCTCCCCGTGGATGAGTTCCTGCCTGTCATGTTTGACAAACATCCTGT TACTGAGTATATGGAGCATTTTGAAAATCGAAACTTGCTGGCTTTCTCAGTGGAACCGCTGTTGGTCTACCCCACACACTACACAGGTGATGATGGATATATCAGTGACACAGAGACCTCTGTGGTGTGGAACAATGAGAAGATCAAGACAGACTGGGACCGAGCCAAATCCCAGAAGATGAAGGAACAGCAGGAACTGAGTAACAAGGCCAAGAACTCTGATGTGCTCCAGTCCCCTCTTGACAGCACAGCCCGTGATGAGCTATGA